Proteins encoded in a region of the Vicia villosa cultivar HV-30 ecotype Madison, WI linkage group LG5, Vvil1.0, whole genome shotgun sequence genome:
- the LOC131605021 gene encoding uncharacterized protein LOC131605021 gives MKKFQTATFHNSIDAWLEISLCNKSPQVALIHCAVVFNFLFILWKLRNSTKHHSRKPSATYDIDWIMLQVQISGNASLKASYINMQEFSFIKEFKVNFISPKAPSVKEVIWNPPAFGWIKCNCDEVFIHDNANARCGCLFHNHMGDFILAFAELLHCVSSVHAEFGAAICAMEIAIDRGWSKLWLETDSRNILTKN, from the coding sequence atgaagaaatttcaaactGCTACTTTTCACAATTCTATTGATGCTTGGTTGGAAATCAGTTTGTGCAACAAATCTCCGCAAGTCGCATTGATTCATTGTGCTGTCGTTTTCAACTTTTTATTCATCCTCTGGAAACTCAGGAATTCCACCAAGCACCACAGTCGAAAGCCTTCCGCTACGTATGATATTGATTGGATTATGTTGCAGGTGCAAATTTCCGGAAATGCGTCTCTCAAAGCTTCCTATATCAACATGCAAGAGTTTTCTTTCATCAAAGAATTCAAAGTTAACTTCATCTCTCCTAAGGCTCCCTCTGTTAAAGAAGTTATTTGGAATCCTCCAGCTTTTGGTTGGATAAAGTGCAATTGCGACGAAGTTTTTATTCATGATAATGCTAATGCGAGATGTGGTTGTCTTTTTCATAATCATATGGGAGATTTCATCCTTGCCTTTGCGGAGCTTCTTCATTGCGTCTCTTCGGTTCATGCCGAATTTGGAGCAGCAATATGTGCTATGGAAATCGCTATTGATAGGGGTTGGTCTAAGCTTTGGTTGGAAACCGACTCTAGAAATATTCTaacaaaaaattag